One genomic region from Mastacembelus armatus chromosome 21, fMasArm1.2, whole genome shotgun sequence encodes:
- the ranbp2 gene encoding ranBP2-like and GRIP domain-containing protein 3 isoform X4 encodes MRRSKAEVDRYVSSVQSSSPSLKEKPVKGFLFAKLYFEAKEYELAKRHVSEYLRVQERDPKAHKFLGQLYEREGDISKAVGCYKRSVDLNPAQRDLVLKVAELLVSKDECDSRAEFWVEKAAKLLPGNPAVFNLKERLLSRQGQQGWSRLLKLLEAELATRPADAHMNVRLVQLLCQHGQLDEAIKHCLAAEKRGMLNHSLDWYTVVVHTLQEYLAQSSVSSNEKVCRHLQRELLLAHCSLLRITLSESSVHPSRDALKGFDHAMQTLSSVAGRHTDELCEVFVEMRGHLYLHAATLLLKLAQDRQQTWRAIIDFAALCYLLAYQVPRPKPKMTKREQSAPQLLELLANDRQSQAGHMLLNLSTDPVTLIREVVEAFGNRSGQDSLFELLFGSQASTGSSFIANDDIHSINTMAPELSQLAKCDTGSILLHGGNLQHLSWLGLQWTLLAQRPALRDWLPQLFPRLTLETSRLDTNAPESICLLDLEVFLHGVVFCSHCQLKEMAKISSGVNLQQQQQLYEPRCLPLPLLRLLTTDRQREWWDAIYSLIHKRAAPGMSAKLRMIVQHGLNTLRAIEKHGLQPALAIHWAQCLIQTGDGVNSYYDQKEYIARSVHYWKVVLPMLERIKNRRSIPEPLDPLFIHFPSRDIQVSSVKGYEEEAKIAYAALLDIEGKTEEAIATLETINNMSSVWHLAQIYQRLSEEASNGVEETQDRCITFLKKFRTYLSKIYSANADDIERLPVSMEEVVDLLNDVNQQLEDIGEAMDEEEEKVKEENGRRGPAHSSPAQPTETNATISHIKFSSPSPSKSLISPSKRLISPKTPPHWVEDQKSLLQMLCQQVEALKNEVHDLRHNSSGNTGSPHKMYGESYGAEGLQEAFTPVQSYHGAPLTVATTGPSVYYNQSPAYNSQYLLRTAANVTPTKGPMYGINRMPPQQHMYTYQQPTHTPPLQTTPACIYPPQDQVFGGPLRFESPATSLLSPYSEEYYGQGVTQQTTNPPLPEPGYFTKPSVVPVQPPKSIEGKAVDFAKLSFSQQAPAEIPKVPSFGAGAVAQSTPSAAFKFNSNFKSNDGDFTFSPSQAKHSESLLGLLTSDIPSKTDMVPEKPPAQEQPPNQTGIFTFGAKSTTGFSFVDSAQSTGTGNLFGKVEQPFKFGDVTKPLFGLGKPAAEDEKAAESDNDSTHVEEDEDGPHFEPIVPLPDKVDVKTGEEEEEEMFCNRAKLYRFDTETKEWKERGIGNVKILKHSTKGKVRLLMRREQVLKICANHYITADMLLKPNAGSDKSWVWNAIDYADEEPKPEQLAIRFKTVDEASLFKARFEEAQKIVLKSTEKHSQQKKKEESQKDSDSLAAQFALKEGEWECTVCCVRNKPTDMQCVACQSACPNSSSKSDIQTSAESKPSLFTFKFGTDSSKPSGSGSTFTGFGAFGGSIPSFTFGTSTSKSTDTVTNTFGSGFGTQFGQKPGQWDCDVCSTTNEASADICVSCKALKASTKTAAVVQATPVVSNLPAVTGSGTDFAKNDAQWDCNACLVRNDASASECVSCHAPCETPSLEAMFAKKDGEWDCDTCLVRNDASANKCAACQTPNPNAKSTTSTAPSASTFTFSFGTKSSTSQPTATGFTVPFGTGGTFQFGQNKDKSSVTSFKFEAPQSTSSTTTTTSGFSFSMPIPAGGFKFGIQDTAKETHSTVKQASPSCSASSLLKSIADKHSDKENVSTPSVGETQQDQNPLIAGKPNTFSFADLAKSTGGDFQFGQKDPNFKGFSGAGEQVFSSFQATPTKTDVSNEQDEDDMYKTEENDDIQFEPVVQIPEKVDLVTGEEDEQVLYSQRVKLFRFDSNTSQWKERGVGTLKFLKNNTNGKLRVLMRREQVLKVCANHWITTTMNLKPLAGSDKAWIWMANDVSDGDAKLEQLAAKFKSPELAEEFKEKFEECQRLLLDIPLQTPHKLVDTGRTAHLIQKAEEMKSGLKDLKFFLTDEKTKIQDDDHQADITTSSNVSGLVIKAHGETTGPTLEWDNYDLQEDALDDSSVYASPIASSPLRKNLFRFGESTGGFNFSFQPGISPSKSPKSPKLNQSRASVGTDDEQDVTQDEERDGQYFEPVVPLPDLVEISTGEENEQVVFSHRAKLYRYDKELGQWKERGIGDLKILQNYETKRVRLIMRRDQVLKICANHWINAAMKLEPMKGAEKAWVWSAMDFAEAGEGNIEQLAVRFKLQDTANTFKQVFEEAKIAQQKEELMTPVTSRVASSQDSGPAESTKTATTVCGKAAIAVLDETTKECTKLSPDSKSGASSSQSPVNPSKTVVSPPKFVFGADSLQKFFGTSAPKSHPEAEVSGSDCKAKGSGHPAKALFAAPAFKIPEREPPQAEGGDAGLNEDSEVEVVYVREPTAEQAALARRLLLPLTFFCYQSDPGYVSDDQTDDEDFESAVKALKGKLYRDRPGRKAAACGDEPDCQVVWEKKPTPEQEEKAKSLQLPPTFFCGLSTTDSDLDQDKPEDFETEVRKAQQDLDAQLNKDKKTSCSTAVAHEQLVSSTEAAGSTSPAEVQTSDDPTETGSEAPSSSSPIDLSTKKSSETESNSGTAALTPATTSQVITIPPTADSTSFGFNSLGGFSFADLAKNNEGFAFGKKDTNFSWANAGAAVFGSTVPSSPKNNGEEEGSDEEEASNNVDIHFEPIVSLPEVETKSGEEDEEILFKERTRLYRWDRDASQWKERGIGDIKILFHPSKHFYRILMRRDQVLRVCANHTISQAMELKPMNASANALIWTATDYSDGDAVVEQLAAKFKTPEIAESFKKIFCECQNRMGQTSSDPSCATSPQMSRIQEHSRDNNPQVFLKVSADGEPLGTITIELFSHIVPKTAENFRALCTGEKGFGLKDSIFHRVIPDFMCQGGDITNGDGTGGKTIYGSKFEDENFDVRHTGPGIVSMANCGRDTNNSQFFITLKKAEHLDFKHVAFGWVRDGMGVVQQMGELGTKGGLPKKKLVITDCGQL; translated from the exons ATGCGGCGAAGTAAGGCAGAAGTGGACCGGTACGTGTCCTCAGTCCAGAGTTCCTCTCCATCACTCAAAGAG AAACCAGTGAAAGGGTTTTTGTTTGCTAAATTGTACTTTGAAGCAAAGGAATATGAACTTGCCAAAAG ACATGTATCAGAGTATCTCAGAGTCCAGGAGAGGGATCCCAAAGCACACAAATTTCTTGGACAGCTTtatgagagagaaggagacatCAGCAAGGCAGTAGGATGCTACAAG AGGTCAGTGGACCTGAATCCAGCCCAGAGAGACCTGGTGCTCAAGGTGGCTGAGTTACTGGTCAGCAAGGATGAAtgtgacagcagagcagaaTTCTGGGTGGAGAAAGCTGCAAAGCTGCTGCCTGGAAACCCTGCAGTCTTTAACCTGAAG GAGCGTCTGTTGAGTCGTCAGGGTCAACAGGGTTGGAGTCGTTTACTTAAACTCCTTGAGGCCGAACTGGCAACAAGGCCAGCTGACGCACACATGAATGTGAGGCTGGTCCAGCTGTTGTGTCAGCACGGTCAGCTGGATGAGGCCATCAAGCATTGTCTGGCTGCTGAGAAAAGGGGAATGCTAAACCACAGTCTGGACTGGTACACAGTGGTGGTGCACACATTACAG GAGTATCTGGCTCAATCCAGTGTCTCTAGCAATGAAAAGGTGTGTCGGCATCTCCAGAGGGAACTGCTCTTGGCTCATTGCAGCCTGCTAAGAATCACACTGTCTGAAAGCAGTGTACATCCCAGCCGTGATGCACTCAAAGG ATTTGACCATGCTATGCAGACACTGAGCAGTGTTGCAGGCCGTCATACAGATGAGCTTTGTGAGGTGTTTGTGGAGATGAGAGGTCACCTCTACCTGCATGCTGCTACACTGCTGCTGAAGCTGGCTCAGGATCGCCAACAGACTTGGAGGGCTATCATTGACTTTGCTGCACTGTGCTATCTGCTGGCGTACCAG GTCCCCAGACCAAAGCCTAAAATGACCAAAAGAGAACAGTCAGCTCCACAGCTTCTCGAGCTGCTGGCCAACGATCGACAGAGTCAGGCAGGACATATGTTGCTCAATCTGAGCACTGATCCAGTCACCTTGATCAGAGAG GTTGTGGAGGCATTTGGAAACCGGAGTGGTCAGGACTCTTTATTTGAACTCCTGTTTGGATCACAAGCCTCCACTGGATCTTCATTTATTGCCAATGATGACATCCATTCCATTAACACCATGGCTCCAGAGCTCTCTCAGCTTGCTAAATGTGACACTG GCTCCATCCTGCTGCATGGTGGCAATTTACAACACCTGAGTTGGTTGGGGCTGCAGTGGACTCTTTTGGCCCAAAGACCAGCACTGCGTGACTGGCTACCACAGCTCTTTCCCAGGCTTACCTTGGAAACCTCCAGACTGGACACCAATGCACCAGAATCCATCTGCCTGCTGGACCTGGAG GTGTTTTTACATGGTGTGGTGTTTTGTAGCCACTGTCAGCTTAAGGAAATGGCAAAGATCAGCAGTGGAGTGAacctgcagcaacaacagcagctctaTGAACCTCGCTGCCTCCCCCTTCCATTACTTCGACTCTTGACCACTGATAGACAGAGGGAGTGGTGGGACGCCATCTATAGCCTCATTCACAAACGAGCTGC TCCTGGCATGTCAGCCAAACTGCGGATGATTGTGCAGCATGGACTGAACACTCTGAGGGCCATAGAAAAACATGGGCTCCAACCAGCACTGGCCATCCATTGGGCTCAGTGTCTCATTCAGacg GGTGATGGAGTGAACTCATATTACGACCAGAAGGAGTACATTGCCCGCAGTGTCCACTACTGGAAAGTTGTTCTTCCGATGTTGGAAAGGATCAAAAACCGACGCAGTATACCTGAACCACTTGATCCCCTTTTCATACACTTTCCCTCCAGAGATATTCAG GTTTCTTCTGTGAAGGGCTATGAAGAAGAAGCCAAGATAGCATATGCTGCTCTCCTTGACATTGAAGGCAAGACAGAGGAGGCCATCGCTACCTTGGAAACTATCAATAATATGTCATCTGTTTGGCATTTGGCCCAG ATCTACCAGCGGCTTTCAGAGGAAGCCAGCAATGGGGTTGAGGAGACCCAAGACAGGTGCATCACTTTTCTGAAAAAGTTCAGGACCTACCTGTCTAAGATCTACAGTGCCAATGCAGATGATATTGAGAGG CTGCCTGTATCCATGGAGGAAGTTGTGGACCTTTTGAATGATGTGAACCAGCAGCTTGAGGACATTGGGGAGGCCatggatgaggaagaggagaaagtgaAGGAGGAGAATGGCCGAAGAGGACCAGCTCACTCCAGTCCTGCTCAACCCACAGAAACCAATGCCACCATATCTCACATTAaattttcttctccctctcctaGCAAAAGCCTCATCTCTCCTTCCAAAAGACTG ATTTCTCCCAAAACACCACCTCACTGGGTGGAGGACCAGAAAAGTCTCCTTCAGATGCTGTGTCAGCAGGTTGAAGCGCTCAAG AATGAAGTTCATGATCTGAGACACAACTCTTCAGGGAACACTGGCTCTCCTCATAAGATGTATGGGGAGAGCTATGGAGCTGAGGGCCTACAGGAGGCTTTTACCCCTGTCCAGTCCTACCATGGGGCCCCTCTAACCG TTGCCACCACAGGCCCCTCAGTGTACTACAATCAGTCTCCTGCTTACAACTCCCAGTATCTCCTGCGCACAGCAGCAAATGTAACCCCTACCAAG GGCCCAATGTATGGTATAAACCGCATGCCACCTCAGCAGCATATGTATACCTACCAGCAGCCTACTCACACACCTCCACTGCAGACAACCCCAGCCTGTATATACCCTCCTCAAGATCAAGTGTTTGGTGGCCCTCTGCGATTTGAATCACCAGCCACAAGCCTTCTTTCCCCATATAGTGAAGAATATTATGGCCAAGGTGTAACCCAACAAACCACAAACCCTCCTCTCCCTGAGCCTGGCTACTTCACCAAACCGTCTGTAGTTCCTGTTCAGCCACCAAAGAGCATCGAGGGAAAGGCTGTGGACTTTGCGAAGCTCTCTTTCAGCCAGCAGGCACCTGCGGAAATCCCCAAAGTTCCTAGTTTTGGAGCAGGAGCAGTTGCCCAGTCAACACcttcagctgcttttaaatTTAACTCCAACTTTAAATCCAATGATGGAGATTTTACTTTCTCACCTTCTCAGGCCAAGCACAGTGAAAGCCTGCTTGGTCTTCTTACGTCAGACATTCCTTCTAAAACAGATATGGTTCCAGAGAAGCCTCCAGCTCAAGAGCAGCCCCCTAACCAAACAGGCATCTTCACCTTTGGTGCTAAAAGCACTACTGGCTTCTCCTTTGTTGATTCAGCACAGAGCACAGGTACTGGGAATCTGTTCGGAAAGGTGGAACAGCCATTTAAATTTGGGGATGTAACCAAGCCTTTGTTTGGGTTAGGCAAGCCTGCTGCAGAGGATGAGAAGGCAGCAGAGAGCGACAATGACAGCACTCAtgttgaggaggatgaggatggtcCTCACTTTGAACCGATTGTACCTCTTCCTGATAAAGTGGATGTGAAaacaggtgaggaagaggaggaagagatgtTTTGCAACAGGGCAAAGCTGTATCGAtttgacacagagacaaaagaatGGAAAGAAAGGGGAATTGGCAATGTTAAAATCTTAAAACACAGCACTAAAGGGAAGGTTCGCCTCTTAATGAGAAGGGAGCAGGTTCTTAAGATCTGTGCCAACCACTACATCACTGCTGACATGCTACTGAAACCAAATGCTGGTTCTGACAAATCTTGGGTCTGGAATGCCATTGATTATGCAGATGAAGAGCCCAAGCCTGAGCAGCTAGCCATCCGCTTTAAAACGGTAGATGAAGCATCACTTTTCAAAGCTAGATTTGAGGAAGCCCAGAAAATTGTGCTTAAATCAACGGAGAAGCACagtcagcagaaaaagaaagaggaaagccAAAAAGATTCTGACTCACTGGCAGCCCAGTTTGCACTGAAAGAAGGAGAATGGGAGTGCACTGTGTGCTGTGTAAGAAATAAACCCACTGATATGCAATGTGTCGCTTGTCAAAGTGCCTGTCCAAATTCTTCATCAAAATCGGACATTCAGACCTCTGCTGAAAGCAAGCCCAGTCTCTTTACATTCAAATTTGGAACAGATTCATCAAAACCCAGTGGTTCTGGCTCCACGTTTACTGGATTTGGTGCTTTTGGAGGTTCAATACCCTCATTTACATTTGGCACCAGCACCTCAAAATCTACTGACACAGTAACCAATACATTTGGTTCTGGCTTTGGCACTCAATTTGGACAGAAGCCAGGCCAGTGGGACTGTGATGTATGTTCTACAACAAACGAGGCCTCtgcagacatttgtgtttcctgtaaaGCTCTTAAAGCCTCAACTAAAACAGCTGCTGTAGTACAAGCCACACCAGTGGTATCTAATCTGCCAGCGGTGACCGGATCTGGGACTGACTTTGCAAAGAACGATGCACAGTGGGACTGCAATGCCTGCCTGGTTAGAAACGATGCATCAGCTTCTGAATGTGTTTCTTGCCATGCCCCATGTGAGACTCCCTCTTTAGAAGCCATGTTTGCCAAGAAGGATGGAGAATGGGATTGTGACACTTGTCTGGTGAGAAATGATGCTTCTGCCAATAAGTGCGCAGCTTGTCAGACACCAAACCCAAATGCTAAAAGCACCACCAGCACAGCTCCCTCAGCCTCTACCTTTACATTTAGCTTTGGAACCAAGAGTTCAACAAGTCAGCCTACTGCAACTGGGTTCACAGTGCCTTTTGGGACCGGAGGTACTTTTCAGTTTGgtcaaaacaaagataaaagcTCAGTTACTTCTTTCAAATTTGAAGCTCCTCAGTCAACAtctagtactactactactacttcaGGCTTCTCTTTTTCAATGCCCATTCCAGCTGGAGGCTTCAAGTTTGGCATTCAGGACACTGCAAAGGAGACACATTCAACTGTTAAACAGGCATCTCCATCATGTTCAGCCTCCAGTTTGCTTAAAAGCATAGCTGATAAACacagtgacaaagaaaatgtgtctacACCATCAGTGGGTGAAACGCAGCAAGATCAAAATCCATTAATTGCTGGAAAACCCAATACATTTAGTTTTGCGGACTTGGCAAAGTCCACTGGAGGAGACTTTCAGTTTGGGCAGAAAGACCCAAATTTCAAAGGTTTTTCTGGAGCTGGTGAGCAGGTGTTCTCATCATTCCAGGCAACACCCACGAAAACAGACGTCTCAAATGAACAGGACGAAGATGACATGTataaaacagaggaaaatgaTGATATCCAGTTTGAACCAGTGGTTCAAATTCCAGAGAAGGTGGACCTTGTGACCGGAGAAGAGGATGAGCAAGTTCTTTATTCTCAGCGTGTCAAACTGTTCAGATTTGACTCCAACACCAGTCAGTGGAAGGAGCGTGGTGTAGGAACCCTCAAATTTCTGAAGAACAACACTAATGGCAAGCTTAGGGTACTGATGAGAAGAGAGCAGGTTCTGAAGGTGTGTGCCAACCACTGGATCACCACCACTATGAATCTAAAACCCCTGGCAGGATCAGATAAAGCTTGGATCTGGATGGCCAATGATGTCTCTGATGGAGATGCTAAACTTGAACAGTTGGCTGCTAAGTTTAAGAGTCCAGAACTTGCTGAGGAGTTTAAGGAGAAATTTGAGGAGTGTCAAAGACTTCTTTTGGACATCCCCCTACAAACCCCCCACAAACTGGTTGACACAGGTAGAACAGCACATCTCATTCAGAAAGCAGAGGAAATGAAGTCTGGTTTGAAAGACCTGAAATTCTTTTTGAcagatgaaaaaacaaagattcaAGACGATGACCATCAAGCAGATATTACAACATCCAGCAATGTTTCAGGCCTTGTAATCAAAGCCCACGGTGAAACAACTGGTCCCACCTTGGAGTGGGATAACTATGACCTACAGGAAGACGCTTTAGATGACTCATCAGTCTATGCCTCTCCTATCGCCAGCAGCCCCCTAAGAAAGAACCTTTTCCGCTTTGGGGAATCCACTGGTGGCTTCAACTTCAGCTTCCAACCTGGCATCAGCCCCTCAAAGTCTCCAAAGTCTCCAAAGCTTAACCAGAGCAGAGCCTCAGTGGGTACTGATGATGAGCAGGATGTAACCCAGGATGAAGAGAGGGACGGCCAGTACTTTGAACCTGTGGTCCCTTTGCCTGACCTGGTGGAGATTTCTACAGGGGAGGAAAATGAACAGGTTGTCTTTAGTCACAGGGCCAAACTGTATCGCTATGATAAGGAACTGGGTCAGTGGAAGGAGAGGGGTATTGGAGACCTTAAGATCTTGCAGAACTATGAAACCAAACGAGTGAGGTTGATAATGAGAAGAGACCAGGTACTTAAGATCTGTGCCAACCATTGGATCAATGCAGCCATGAAGCTGGAACCTATGAAAGGTGCCGAGAAGGCCTGGGTCTGGAGTGCCATGGACTTTGCTGAAGCAGGTGAAGGTAATATCGAGCAGTTGGCTGTGAGATTCAAACTCCAGGACACTGCAAATACATTCAAACAGGTGTTCGAGGAGGCCAAGATTGCACAGCAAAAAGAGGAGCTTATGACTCCAGTGACATCCAGAGTTGCCTCATCTCAGGATAGTGGACCTGCAGAATCTACAAAGACTGCTACAACTGTATGTGGAAAAGCAGCCATCGCTGTTCTGGATGAGACCACCAAGGAGTGCACAAAGCTTTCCCCTGACAGTAAGTCAGGTGCATCCAGCTCTCAGAGTCCAGTCAATCCCTCAAAGACAGTGGTCTCCCCCCCTAAATTCGTCTTTGGGGCTGATAGCCTTCAGAAGTTTTTTGGCACATCAGCACCTAAATCTCACCCTGAAGCTGAAGTGTCTGGATCTGATTGCAAAGCCAAAGGTTCTGGACATCCTGCCAAGGCTTTGTTTGCAGCACCTGCATTCAAAATCCCAGAGAGAG AGCCCCCGCAGGCAGAAGGAGGAGATGCAGGGTTAAATGAGGACTCGGAGGTGGAGGTTGTGTATGTCAGAGAACCCACTGCTGAGCAGGCAGCATTAGCCAGGAGACTCCTGCTGCCTCTCACCTTCTTCTGCTACCAGAGTGATCCAGGCTACGTTAGCGATGACCAAACCGATG ATGAGGACTTTGAGTCAGCAGTGAAAGCACTGAAAGGAAAGTTGTATCGTGACCGTCCTGGGAGAAAGGCTGCAGCATGTGGTGACG AGCCAGACTGCCAAGTGGTGTGGGAGAAGAAACCGACGCCAGAACAAGAGGAGAAGGCCAAAAGCCTCCAGCTTCCACCCACCTTTTTCTGCGGCCTGAGCACTACAGACAGTGACCTGGACCAGGACAAGCCTGAGGACTTTGAGACAGAAGTCCGCAAGGCACAGCAAGACCTG GATGCCCagttaaacaaagacaaaaagacctCCTGCAGCACAGCTGTAGCCCACGAACAGCTTGTGTCGAGCACAGAGGCTGCAGGCAGCACGTCTCCAGCTGAGGTGCAGACCTCTGATGACCCAACAGAGACTGGAAGTGAAGCTCCAAGCAGCAGCTCTCCCATTGACCTGTCAACTAAGAAGAGCTCAGAGACTGAGTCCAACAGTGGGACTGCAGCTCTGACACCTGCAACTACTAGTCAAG TGATAACTATTCCTCCAACTGCAGACTCCACCAGCTTTGGCTTCAACTCCTTGGGCGGCTTCTCGTTTGCTGACTTGGCCAAAAACAATGAAGGATTTGCATTTGGAAAGAAAG ACACCAACTTCTCCTGGGCAAACGCTGGAGCAGCTGTGTTTGGGTCCACTGTGCCATCCTCACCGAAAAACAAcggggaggaggagggcagtgatgaagaggaggccTCTAATAATGTAGACATCCATTTTGAGCCAATAGTGTCACTACCAGAG GTGGAGACAAAGTCAggggaggaggatgaggaaatCCTGTTTAAGGAGCGTACCAGGCTGTACCGATGGGACCGAGATGCCAGCCAGTGGAAGGAACGTGGCATTGGTGACATCAAGATCCTCTTCCACCCAAGCAAACATTTCTACCGAATCCTGATGAGAAGGGATCAGGTACTGAGGGTTTGCGCCAACCACACCATCTCCCAGGCAATGGAGCTCAAACCCATGAATGCCTCAGCTAACGCACTGATCTGGACTGCCACTGACTACTCAG aCGGTGATGCCGTAGTGGAGCAGCTGGCAGCCAAGTTCAAAACCCCCGAGATTGCTGAATCCTTCAAGAAGATCTTCTGTGAATGTCAGAACCGAATGGGCCAAACTAGCAGTGATCCCTCTTGTGCCACCTCACCGCAGATGTCCAGAATTCAAGAGCACTCAAGAGACAATAATCCTCAGGTGTTCCTCAAAGTGTCAGCTGATGGAGAACCACTGGGCACAATCACCATAGAGCTTTTCTCCCATATTGTCCCCAAGACAGCAGAGAACTTCAGGGCTCTCTGTACTGGTGAGAAAGGCTTTGGACTGAAGGACTCCATCTTCCACAGAGTCATACCAGACTTCATGTGTCAG GGTGGTGACATCACCAACGGTGATGGCACAGGAGGCAAGACCATCTATGGCAGCAAATTTGAGGATGAGAACTTTGATGTTCGACACACAGGCCCAGGAATTGTGTCAATGGCCAATTGTGGGCGCGACACCAACAACTCACAGTTCTTCATCACTCTAAAGAAAGCCGAACACCTGGACTTCAAACACGTGGCTTTCGGCTGGGTTCGGGATGGCATGGGTGTGGTTCAACAGATGGGAGAGCTGGGCACAAAGGGAGGATTGCCCAAGAAGAAGCTTGTCATCACAGACTGTGGACAGCTGTAG